The genomic interval CCTGACTGGACAAACCCTTTGGTATGTCCCAATGGGGTTAAGTTTAGCCTTGTTAATCCGCTACGGTTGGCACTACCTGCCTTTGGTACTGTTAGGACGCTGGTTATCTGATTTTTGGTTGGTTCCGCTTCCGCTTCCCGCTTGGGTGATTTTCAGTTTATCTGGAATTTATGCCGGAGGTTATGGGTTAGCCGCTCATTTGCTTCGTCGCTTTCTTCATCCTCTTTCACAAATTGGCTATCTGCGGGGGACTAGCTTGTTTGTGCTGGTGGTGTTAGGTCTAGTCTCTGCGATCGCCAGCGCGGGAACCACTTTATTAAGTCTAGCCGACGCAATTCCAGATTTTGCCCCCTTTAGCTCAGGGTTAAATTGGCTCCGAAGCGAGTTGATCGGGACGTTGGCGATCGCACCTTTTTTTCTAGTTAATGCCGTCCATTGGATCAAAGTCATTAAACGCAGCCTTCAGACGGCTGAGTGGAAAAATTTCAACCGCTTTTCCTGGCAGTCCGGCGCTGTTTTAGTCTTTCAAATCTCCACTTTATTCTTTTTGCCTTTAGCCATTGTTCGGCTAAAATTTGTGGGAGAAATTCACTTATTATATTTTTGTTTTTTACCCTTAATTTGGATTTGCCTGCAACGTGGTTTCGCTGGCGCTACCGCAGGCGCGATCGCGATCGCCACCAGCTTAACGATCGGTCTGAATCTCATCAATCAAAACCCAACTGAACTCACCGATTTTCAAATTTTCATGATGGCATTAACGCTCACCAGTTTGTTTACAGGTGCAGCCGTTAGTGAAAATTTTCGAGTGCAAGAAGCGCTCCGAGCCTCGGAAGAACAGTTTCGTCAATTTGCCGAAAATATTCCCCAAGTTTTCCGCATGACCTCGCTCAACGGTCGGCAATTAATTTATGTGAGTCCAGCTTACCAAGATATTTGGGGACGCAGTTGTCAGAGTTTATATGAATCTCCCCAATCTTGGATAGAGGCGATTCATCCTCAAGATCGGCCCATCGTTCTCGCCGCTATTGAGCAACATAAAAAAGGAAAAAGTACCAGCGAAGAATATCGCATTCTGCGACCGGATGGTTCAACTCGTTGGATTTGGAGTCGTACCTTTCCCATTCACAATGCTCAAGGAAAAGTTTATCGCCTAGCCACCCTTGCTCAAGATGTTAGCAAACAAAAACAGGTCGAAGAAGAAGCCTTTAATGCAATGGCGAAAGAAAAGGAACTCAGCGAACTGCGAACGCGAATTATTACCACTACGTCCCATGAGTTTCGCACGCCACTTACCACCATTTTTTCCTCTGCCGAATTGTTAGAATATTACAGCCAGCGATGGACGGAAGCCGAAAAACTCGAACATCTGCGCCAAATTCAAGAGTCTGTTCATCACATGACTCAATTGTTAGATGATTTGCTCTTAATTGGTCAAGCTGAAGCACAGCGTTTAGAGTTTACCCCCGTTGCGCTAGATTTAGTAAAATTTTGCCAAGAAATGGTCTCTCAAATGCAGGTCGTTGCTTTACCGGGACAAAAAATTATATTTACGCATCAAGCTCTTTCTCTACAAGCAGAAGTCGATCCCAAGCTGTTGCGGCACATTCTAGCTAATTTGCTCATCAATGCCATTCATTATTCAGCACCCAAAAAATCAATTTATTTGAAATTGTCCATCCATAAAGATGAGATTTTATTTAAGATTAAGGATTCTGGAATTGGCATCCCTCCAGAGGATCAATTATTCATCTTTAAGTCCTTTCATCGCGGCAAAAATGTGGGCAACATTGCCGGGACTGGCTTAGGCTTAACCGTGGTTAAAAAGTGCGTTAGCTTGCATCAAGGACGCGTTACCTTTCAAAGTGAGGTTGGGGTTGGGACAACTTTTATCGTCCGCATTCCTCAATGTCAGAAAGAGCGAGCGATCGCCTATAATCAAAGTCCCAGTTCACCCTCTTAACTCATCATCTTTCGGAGATTTCAATTGTCTGATCTTTTTAAGCCGTCTCGTTCTCGCCATCCCCTTCAGCGCTTAATTGAATACAGTCAACCCTATCGAGTTCAAGTTAGGCTAGCTATTCTTGCCTCTATTTTTAATAAGATTTTTGACTTAGCTCCCCCGGCATTAATTGGAGCCGCTGTTGATGTTGTGGTTCAGCAAGAAAACTCCTGGCTGGCACAATTTGGCATTCAAGATACTTACACCCAATTGGCGATTCTTTCGGGTCTTTCGGCGATTATTTGGATTTTTGAATCGGGTTTTGAGTATGGCTATGCCAGATTGTGGCGCAATTTAGCACAGTCGATTCAACATCGCCTCCGCTTAGATGCCTATCAGCACCTCCAAGAGCTAGAACTCGGCTATTTTGAGGAACGCAGTACGGGGGGGTTAATGTCCATTCTCAGCGATGATATTAACCAGCTAGAGCGATTTCTCGATATTGGTGCCAATGAAATTCTGCAAGTTTTAACTACCGTAATTGTCATTGGTGGGGCATTTTTTATCTTAGCGCCGAATGTTGCTTGGAGCGCGATCGCCCCCATGCCTTTTATCATCTGGGGATCGATTGTCTTTCAGCGATTTTTGGCCCCCCGCTACGCCACCATTCGGGAAAAGGTGGGTTTGCTCAATGGACGCCTTTCTAATAACTTAAGCGGAATTACCACAATCAAAAGCTTTACCGCCGAGGAGTACGAACTGCGGCGCGTGGCGGAGGATAGTCAGGCCTATCGCCAGAGTAACCGAAAAGCGATCGCCTATTCTGCGGCCTTCGTTCCCCTGATCCGGATGATTATCTTAGTTGGCTTTATCAGCATCCTCCTATTTGGCGGGATAGAAACCGTTGAAGGTAGATTAAGCGTCGGTACCTATAGCGTTTTAGTCTTCCTGACTCAGCGCTTGCTGTGGCCTTTAACCCGTTTAGGAGATACTTTAGACCAATATCAACGCGCGATGGCTTCGACGAACCGCGTGATGCATTTATTGGATACGCCGATTAATATCCCAACGGGAGAAACAAGACTCCCGGTGAGTCAAGTGCGCGGCGAACTGGAATTTCAGAACGTGACATTTGCCTACCAGGGAAGAAAAAACATCGTAGAGAATCTCTCGTTGCGGATTCCCCAAGGAAAAACCATTGGAATTGTCGGTTCTACGGGTTCGGGGAAAAGCACCCTAGTCAAGCTAATCTTACGCTTCTACGAAGTGCAATCGGGTCAAGTTACCCTAGATGGGATTGATATTAATCAATTGCACTTGCAAGATTTGCGGCGCTGCATAGGTTTAGTCAGCCAAGATGTGTTTTTATTTCATGGGACTGTGGCGGAAAATATTGCTTACGGAACCTTTGACGCCACGGAAGCTGAAATTATTCATGCAGCTAAAATTGCTGAAGCACATGAGTTTATTCAGCAACTCCCCCAAGGGTATGAAACGATTGTGGGAGAACGGGGACAGAAGTTATCGGGAGGACAGCGACAGCGGTTGGCGATCGCCAGAGCGATTTTAAAAGATCCGCCGATTTTAATCTTAGATGAAGCAACGTCTGCTGTAGACAATGAAACCGAAGCGGCAATTGCGCGATCGCTCGAACGGATTACCCAAAATCGCACCACGATTGCGATCGCTCATCGCCTGTCTACCATTCGCAATGCAGACTGTATCTATGTTATGGAATACGGCAAACTCATCGAATCCGGACGGCATGAAGAGTTAATAGAAAAACAAGGCATTTATAACAGTCTTTGGCAAATGCAAATCGGGATTCGCGCCTAATCCTCGGTGTTAGCTTCTCTCGCAAGAAAGACGAGCGAACGCGTTTTTTCGGCTGAAATTCCCACTTGGGAGAGAATGCAAAAATTCAGGATGTCAGTACAGTGAAATCAGATAGAAGAACTGTAATAAGGAAATTTTTGATTATGAATCCTGATAGACATCGAGATTTAGACGATCGCGATAGAAAAGTAACTCATCCGGATGCTAATCCCGATCCCATTTCCGGCGAACCTGGTTCCCATCCTGTGGGTACGGGTGTAGGCGCTGCTGGCTTAGGTGCCGTTGGTGCTGCGCTGGGTGGCGTCATTGCGGGCCCGGTTGGTGCGGTTGTCGGTGCCGCAGGCGGCGCTGTGGCGGGTGGTTTGATGGGTAAAGGCATTGCGGAATCCGTCGATCCGACTGTTGAAGATGCCTACTGGCGCGAAAATTACGTGACTCGGCGTTATTACAACTCTGCCTACGACTATAACGACTATCAACCCGCCTATCGCACGGGGTTTGAAGGCTACGCTAAGTATGCTAATACGGGTCGCAGCTATGATGAGTTTGAACCCGAATTGCAGCGCGATTACGAAACTCGCTATCCCGATGCCCGTTTGCGTTGGCCAGAAGCACGTTATGCTAGTCGCGATGCTTGGGATCGCATCCATCATAATGCGCGTCGCGAAACCCGCGCTGACGACTTTCGTTAATTGACCCCTAACGCTAAACAAGTCTAGTCTGTCTGTGCAAAAGCCGTACAGAAGGTTAAGGTAAGCTTTCAGCATTTTCCCTGAAGCGATCGCTTTACCGTTACTTTAGAATCAGTGACGGTAAAGCCGATCTTGACTCTTGCCTTCTGTGGGTTTAGCAATACTATGGCAACCTTTCACCACGTTACACCTGCTCACCGTATCGTTATTCGGGTTGATAATGATTTAATCTGGGAGCAAAGTAGCAAATCTAAAAAGCATTATCTATACCGTCGCTCAACCGGGGAAAAGTTACTGGTTAGTCGCTATTCCGAAGATATAGAGGCTTTTTTAAGATCGGGTCAAAAGCACAGTACGCCTCAACATCGGACTCTGATTCGACAATCTAACGGCATTGTTCTAGAACAAAGTACAAAAAGCGGTAAATACTATCTTTATGAAGTGCAAACTGGTCGTAAACTAGCTGTCACTTCCAGTAGAAGTCAAGCTGATGGGTTATTCGCTAACTTTGCTTCTCAATTCTCAGATGACTTTGAGGATAGCGGAGCCTTTGAAGAAGAGGATTATATTCCAGAGCCGAAAGTTAATGAGCAGAACTTTTATCAAGTATTAGGGTTGAATTCTGCTCAATCATTAACTCCAGAGATTCTTAAAGCTGCTTATCGCAAAAAGGTTGCTGAGTATCATCCCGATCGAGTTCATGGTCTAGGATTAGAGTTGCAGCAGTTAGCAGAGCAGAAAACCAAAGAAATTAATGAAGCTTACGAGTCTCTCAAGGTAATTCACCGCTTTTAACCGCTTTGCCGATATACATTACTGAAGTGTTGCTGTTAATTTTAATGGGAACGATTCGAGTTTCTCGGTACTCTCGATAAATGTCTAGCTTCTCTTTCAAGAAGGCAACAGGGTTAGAAACTTCCCAAGAACCAAACATATCGAAACCTTGGATTTCTACTTGATTGAATCCCTGACTTTCTAACATTTGAGTAAGTTCTTCGGGAGTGATAAATTTTTCCCAATCATGAACGCCGGGTTGAATTTCTCGCAAGATGTTTTCTAACATCCAAATCATGACGACTTTAGATTTGAAGTTGCGGTTGATGGTATCAAAGAAGAAGATCCCGTTGGGTTTCAGAATGCGATGAATCTCGGCGAGGACTTGAGAAACATCGGCAACATGTTCTAGAACATCGACGCAGATGACCGCATCAAATGTATCATTGTTATAGGGCATCTTTTCAGCAACCCCTTGACGATAATCAATCTCTAGTTGATTGAGGTTGGCGTGATTGCGAGCGGCTTGAATGCATTTTTCAGATAAATCGATTCCCGATACTTTTACCCCTCGCTTTGCCATATATTCGCAAGAAAACCCCCCGCCACAACCGACATCTAGGGCGGTTAAACCTTGCCAATTTTCAATGTAACGATCGAAAAATTCAAAGCGGGGACGATTGAGGTGATAAAGCGCATAGATTTTTTCATTCGCATCCCACCAGCGATCGGCTTGAACGTTATAAAATTCTAAGTCGTTTTTTGTCATGGATAAACTTTAATTGGGTTGGTATGGTTGCAAAAGTATCTGTAGTGATTCCCACCTTAAATGAAGCGAACTATTTGGGCAGGACTTTGCGCCATCTTAGTTTACTCGATCCTCCCGTTTTTGAGGCGATCGTCGTTGATGGGGGTAGCACAGATGACACGATCGCGATCGCCAAATCCTTAGCAACGGCTGTTATTGTAACTTCATCGGGGCGATCGCGCCAGATGAACCAAGGTGCCAAAGCCGCCACAGGCGACATTCTGTGCTTTCTCCACGCCGATACGCTGCTTCCCGATGATGCGATCGCCATTATCGAGCAAACCTTAGCCGATCCTGA from Desertifilum tharense IPPAS B-1220 carries:
- a CDS encoding ABC transporter ATP-binding protein: MSDLFKPSRSRHPLQRLIEYSQPYRVQVRLAILASIFNKIFDLAPPALIGAAVDVVVQQENSWLAQFGIQDTYTQLAILSGLSAIIWIFESGFEYGYARLWRNLAQSIQHRLRLDAYQHLQELELGYFEERSTGGLMSILSDDINQLERFLDIGANEILQVLTTVIVIGGAFFILAPNVAWSAIAPMPFIIWGSIVFQRFLAPRYATIREKVGLLNGRLSNNLSGITTIKSFTAEEYELRRVAEDSQAYRQSNRKAIAYSAAFVPLIRMIILVGFISILLFGGIETVEGRLSVGTYSVLVFLTQRLLWPLTRLGDTLDQYQRAMASTNRVMHLLDTPINIPTGETRLPVSQVRGELEFQNVTFAYQGRKNIVENLSLRIPQGKTIGIVGSTGSGKSTLVKLILRFYEVQSGQVTLDGIDINQLHLQDLRRCIGLVSQDVFLFHGTVAENIAYGTFDATEAEIIHAAKIAEAHEFIQQLPQGYETIVGERGQKLSGGQRQRLAIARAILKDPPILILDEATSAVDNETEAAIARSLERITQNRTTIAIAHRLSTIRNADCIYVMEYGKLIESGRHEELIEKQGIYNSLWQMQIGIRA
- the ubiG gene encoding bifunctional 2-polyprenyl-6-hydroxyphenol methylase/3-demethylubiquinol 3-O-methyltransferase UbiG; translated protein: MTKNDLEFYNVQADRWWDANEKIYALYHLNRPRFEFFDRYIENWQGLTALDVGCGGGFSCEYMAKRGVKVSGIDLSEKCIQAARNHANLNQLEIDYRQGVAEKMPYNNDTFDAVICVDVLEHVADVSQVLAEIHRILKPNGIFFFDTINRNFKSKVVMIWMLENILREIQPGVHDWEKFITPEELTQMLESQGFNQVEIQGFDMFGSWEVSNPVAFLKEKLDIYREYRETRIVPIKINSNTSVMYIGKAVKSGELP
- a CDS encoding DnaJ family molecular chaperone — its product is MATFHHVTPAHRIVIRVDNDLIWEQSSKSKKHYLYRRSTGEKLLVSRYSEDIEAFLRSGQKHSTPQHRTLIRQSNGIVLEQSTKSGKYYLYEVQTGRKLAVTSSRSQADGLFANFASQFSDDFEDSGAFEEEDYIPEPKVNEQNFYQVLGLNSAQSLTPEILKAAYRKKVAEYHPDRVHGLGLELQQLAEQKTKEINEAYESLKVIHRF
- a CDS encoding ATP-binding protein yields the protein MQRFIYPSAPTYLVLIYLVLFLVLSYLTQFWDSLTGQTLWYVPMGLSLALLIRYGWHYLPLVLLGRWLSDFWLVPLPLPAWVIFSLSGIYAGGYGLAAHLLRRFLHPLSQIGYLRGTSLFVLVVLGLVSAIASAGTTLLSLADAIPDFAPFSSGLNWLRSELIGTLAIAPFFLVNAVHWIKVIKRSLQTAEWKNFNRFSWQSGAVLVFQISTLFFLPLAIVRLKFVGEIHLLYFCFLPLIWICLQRGFAGATAGAIAIATSLTIGLNLINQNPTELTDFQIFMMALTLTSLFTGAAVSENFRVQEALRASEEQFRQFAENIPQVFRMTSLNGRQLIYVSPAYQDIWGRSCQSLYESPQSWIEAIHPQDRPIVLAAIEQHKKGKSTSEEYRILRPDGSTRWIWSRTFPIHNAQGKVYRLATLAQDVSKQKQVEEEAFNAMAKEKELSELRTRIITTTSHEFRTPLTTIFSSAELLEYYSQRWTEAEKLEHLRQIQESVHHMTQLLDDLLLIGQAEAQRLEFTPVALDLVKFCQEMVSQMQVVALPGQKIIFTHQALSLQAEVDPKLLRHILANLLINAIHYSAPKKSIYLKLSIHKDEILFKIKDSGIGIPPEDQLFIFKSFHRGKNVGNIAGTGLGLTVVKKCVSLHQGRVTFQSEVGVGTTFIVRIPQCQKERAIAYNQSPSSPS